From the genome of Miscanthus floridulus cultivar M001 chromosome 10, ASM1932011v1, whole genome shotgun sequence, one region includes:
- the LOC136485646 gene encoding probable glycerol-3-phosphate acyltransferase 3, with product MAKKSRLLLAHKLFSAMLSLLLHGRRPPPHYSSTSRSTTTDPAVHRGTVPPSKLDAAAALVVDVDTALLRSGGDLFPYFMLVALENGGFLRGLLLLLLCPLIRLLMPRGAAVRAMVAVSFCGLRAGGRFRAGRAVLPKWLMEDVAAEAFEAVRAAGSRAVCVTAMPRVMVDGFLREYLGVEVVVAREMKVLWGFYTGLMEELPEGGEMVMKAALAAAPAAEEESGDKAVVGFSGSMEFLSHPLARCCKEIFVVSADEKSRWRPLARDKYPKPMVFHDGRLAFRPTAADTAAMFAWLPLGVALGAARLAVALTVPYRYSTPILAATGMSWRLKGSRPALPGGGRGQLFVCNHRTLIDPVYVSVALDRQVRAVSYSLSRLSELISPIGRTVRLTRDRDSDGAVMARLLDRGNLVVVCPEGTTCREPYLLRFSPLFAELSDDVVPVGIAVETSMFYATTAGGLKCFDPLYYMVNPRMCYTVQFLDKVDTSAVRSRAAPSTDMANLVQRKMGDALGYGCTMLTRKDKYLMLAGNDGIVRSTGDKSAPSVAAGAETGRKNN from the exons ATGGCCAAGAAGAGTAGGCTCCTCCTCGCGCACAAGCTCTTCTCCGCCATGCTCTCCCTCCTCCTCCACGGCCGCCGCCCGCCTCCTCACTACTCCAGCACCAGCAGGTCCACCACCACGGACCCTGCCGTGCACCGCGGCACCGTCCCTCCGTCGAAgctggacgccgccgccgcgctcgtcgtcgacgtcgacaCCGCGCTGCTGCGGTCGGGCGGCGACCTGTTCCCGTACTTCATGCTCGTCGCGCTCGAGAACGGCGGCTTCCTGcgcgggctgctgctgctcctgctgtGCCCGCTCATCCGCCTCCTCATGCCCCGCGGCGCAGCCGTCAGGGCCATGGTGGCGGTGTCGTTCTGCGGCCTGCGCGCTGGAGGCCGGTTCCGCGCCGGCCGCGCCGTGCTGCCCAAGTGGCTCATGGAGGACGTGGCGGCGGAAGCGTTCGAGGCGGTGCGCGCCGCCGGGAGCAGGGCCGTGTGCGTCACGGCCATGCCTAGGGTCATGGTGGACGGGTTCCTCCGTGAGTACCTCGGCGTGGAGGTGGTGGTTGCTAGGGAGATGAAGGTGCTGTGGGGGTTCTACACCGGGCTCATGGAGGAGCTGCCGGAGGGTGGTGAGATGGTGATGAAggcggcgctggcggcggcgccgGCAGCGGAGGAGGAGAGTGGTGACAAGGCGGTCGTGGGGTTCTCTGGGTCAATGGAGTTTCTTAGCCATCCACTGGCACGTTGCTGCAAG GAGATCTTCGTGGTGAGCGCCGACGAGAAGAGCAGGTGGCGGCCGCTGGCGCGGGACAAGTACCCGAAGCCGATGGTGTTCCACGACGGTCGCCTGGCGTTCCGACCAACAGCCGCCGACACGGCGGCCATGTTCGCGTGGCTGCCGCTGGGCGTCGCCCTGGGCGCCGCGCGTCTCGCCGTGGCGCTGACCGTGCCGTACAGGTACTCGACGCCGATCCTAGCGGCGACGGGCATGTCGTGGCGGCTCAAGGGCTCCCGCCCGGCGCTAccgggcggcgggcgcgggcagCTGTTCGTGTGCAACCACCGGACGCTGATCGACCCGGTGTACGTGTCGGTGGCGCTGGACCGGCAGGTGCGCGCCGTGTCCTACAGCCTGAGCCGGCTGTCGGAGCTCATCTCGCCCATTGGCCGCACCGTGCGCCTCACGCGGGACCGGGACAGCGACGGCGCCGTCATGGCGCGGCTCCTCGACCGCGGCAACCTCGTCGTCGTCTGCCCCGAGGGTACCACCTGCCGGGAACCTTACCTGCTGCGTTTCAGCCCGCTGTTCGCCGAGCTCAGCGACGACGTCGTCCCCGTCGGGATCGCCGTCGAGACGTCCATGTTCTACGCCACCACCGCCGGCGGGCTCAAGTGCTTCGACCCGCTCTACTACATGGTGAACCCCAGGATGTGCTACACCGTGCAGTTCCTGGACAAGGTGGACACCAGCGCCGTCAGGAGCAGGGCCGCGCCCAGCACCGACATGGCCAACCTCGTGCAGAGGAAGATGGGGGACGCGCTCGGCTACGGATGCACCATGCTCACCAGGAAGGACAAGTATCTCATGCTCGCTGGCAACGATGGCATCGTCCGATCAACCGGCGACAAGTCGGCGCCCTCTGTCGCTGCTGGCGCCGAAACAGGGAGGAAGAACAACTAA